One Mycobacterium kubicae genomic window carries:
- the nuoE gene encoding NADH-quinone oxidoreductase subunit NuoE has product MTGPQGQPVFVRLGPPPEEPNQFVVSGAPQSYSPEVRARLEVDAKDIIGRYPNKRSALLPLLHLVQSEDSYLTPAGLEFCGEQLGLTGAEVSAVASFYTMYRRGPTGNYLVGVCTNTLCAVMGGDAIFDELKEHLGIGNDETTEDGSVTLQHIECNAACDYAPVVMVNWEFFDNQTPESARELVDSLRSGNPKAPTRGAPLCGFRETSRILAGLPDERPDEGQGGPGAATLAGLRVAQENGMKAPAAPEDRE; this is encoded by the coding sequence GTGACCGGTCCGCAGGGTCAGCCCGTGTTCGTCCGCCTGGGCCCGCCCCCCGAAGAACCCAACCAGTTCGTGGTTTCCGGTGCGCCGCAGAGTTATTCGCCGGAGGTGCGGGCGCGGCTGGAGGTCGATGCCAAGGACATCATCGGCCGCTACCCCAACAAGCGTTCGGCGTTGCTGCCGTTGTTGCATCTGGTCCAGTCCGAGGATTCCTACCTCACCCCGGCAGGACTGGAATTCTGCGGCGAGCAGTTGGGCCTGACCGGCGCCGAGGTTTCGGCGGTGGCCAGCTTCTACACCATGTACCGGCGCGGGCCGACGGGTAACTACCTGGTCGGGGTGTGCACCAACACGCTGTGTGCGGTCATGGGCGGTGACGCGATCTTCGACGAGCTCAAGGAGCACCTGGGCATCGGCAACGACGAGACCACCGAGGACGGGTCGGTCACCCTGCAGCACATCGAGTGCAATGCGGCCTGTGACTACGCGCCGGTGGTGATGGTCAACTGGGAGTTCTTCGACAACCAAACACCGGAATCGGCGCGCGAACTCGTCGACTCCCTGCGATCCGGGAACCCCAAGGCACCCACCCGCGGGGCACCGCTGTGCGGGTTCCGCGAGACATCGCGGATCCTGGCCGGGCTGCCCGACGAGCGCCCCGACGAGGGCCAAGGCGGTCCCGGCGCGGCGACGCTGGCCGGGCTGCGGGTGGCACAGGAGAACGGCATGAAGGCGCCCGCAGCACCGGAGGACCGAGAATGA
- a CDS encoding NADH-quinone oxidoreductase subunit C produces the protein MSSPDNDPQGATLTPGADPPTDGGEVINVRRGMFGVSGTGDTSGYGRLVREVTLPGGSPRPYGSYFDDIADQLTEALQGEGIEFDDAIEKVVVYRNELTLHVRRERLVQVARRLRDEPKLRFELCLGVSGVHYPNETGRELHAVYPLKSITHNRRLRLEVSAPDSDPHIPSLFTVYPTNDWHERETYDFFGIIFDGHPSLTRIEMPDDWHGHPQRKDYPLGGIPVEYKGAQIPPPDERRGYN, from the coding sequence ATGAGTTCGCCGGACAACGACCCGCAGGGAGCCACCCTCACCCCCGGCGCGGACCCACCTACAGACGGCGGCGAAGTAATCAACGTGCGCCGCGGCATGTTCGGGGTTTCCGGCACCGGTGACACCTCCGGCTACGGCCGATTGGTGCGCGAGGTCACCCTGCCGGGCGGCAGCCCCCGTCCCTATGGCAGCTATTTCGACGACATCGCCGACCAACTCACCGAGGCGCTACAAGGCGAGGGCATCGAATTCGATGACGCGATAGAGAAAGTCGTCGTCTACCGCAACGAGCTGACGCTGCACGTTCGCCGCGAGCGGCTGGTCCAGGTCGCCCGACGGCTGCGCGACGAACCGAAGTTGCGTTTCGAGCTGTGCCTGGGCGTCAGCGGTGTGCACTACCCGAATGAAACCGGCCGGGAACTGCACGCCGTCTACCCACTCAAGTCGATCACCCACAACCGTCGCTTGCGTCTGGAAGTCTCTGCCCCAGACAGCGATCCACACATCCCGTCGCTGTTCACGGTGTACCCGACCAACGACTGGCACGAGCGGGAAACCTACGACTTCTTCGGGATCATCTTCGACGGTCATCCGTCACTGACCCGCATCGAAATGCCCGACGACTGGCACGGTCACCCGCAACGTAAGGACTATCCACTCGGCGGCATCCCGGTCGAGTACAAGGGCGCGCAGATACCTCCGCCCGACGAACGCAGGGGTTACAACTGA
- a CDS encoding DUF6285 domain-containing protein, with protein MTTGDSLHGRPTAAELVAAVAEFLEGDVRAATSGQVNFHARVAANALRIVERELLSPRDGREPLAELGYGDEAALAAAIRAGELDGRAGEVVTCLRTLVRHRLAVAHPGYDSE; from the coding sequence ATGACAACCGGCGATTCGCTGCACGGACGGCCGACGGCGGCCGAGTTGGTCGCGGCGGTCGCCGAATTCCTGGAAGGCGATGTGCGGGCGGCCACCAGCGGACAGGTCAATTTTCATGCCAGGGTGGCGGCCAACGCACTGCGCATAGTGGAACGAGAGCTGCTCTCCCCACGTGACGGACGCGAGCCACTGGCCGAGTTGGGCTACGGCGATGAGGCCGCGCTCGCCGCGGCGATCCGCGCCGGCGAATTGGACGGACGCGCCGGCGAGGTCGTCACGTGTTTGCGCACACTGGTGCGGCACCGGTTGGCGGTCGCCCATCCCGGATACGACAGCGAATAG
- a CDS encoding NADH-quinone oxidoreductase subunit A, translating to MNVYIPILVLGAIAAAFAVVSVVIASLVGPSRFNRSKLAAYECGIEPAENSVTSASGVPAASGQRFPVKYYLTAMLFIVFDIEIVFLYPWAVSYDALGTFALVEMVVFMLTVFVAYAYVWRRGGLTWD from the coding sequence TTGAACGTCTACATACCCATCTTGGTGCTGGGGGCGATTGCCGCGGCCTTCGCCGTGGTGTCGGTCGTGATCGCCAGCCTGGTCGGCCCGTCCCGCTTCAATCGATCGAAGCTGGCGGCCTACGAATGCGGAATTGAACCCGCGGAGAACTCGGTAACCTCGGCCAGCGGCGTCCCAGCAGCCAGCGGCCAGCGGTTCCCGGTGAAGTATTACCTGACCGCAATGTTGTTCATCGTCTTCGACATCGAAATTGTGTTCCTCTATCCATGGGCGGTCAGTTATGACGCGCTGGGGACCTTCGCGCTCGTCGAGATGGTGGTGTTCATGCTGACGGTTTTCGTGGCCTACGCGTATGTGTGGCGCCGCGGCGGCCTGACGTGGGATTGA
- a CDS encoding NuoB/complex I 20 kDa subunit family protein: MGLEEQLPGGILLSTVEKVAGYVRKNSLWPATFGLACCAIEMMATAGPRFDIARFGMERFSATPRQADLMIVAGRVSQKMAPVLRQIYDQMAEPKWVLAMGVCASSGGMFNNYAIVQGVDHIVPVDIYLPGCPPRPEMLLYAILKLHEKIQEMPLGVNREQAIAEAEQAALAARPTIEMQGLLR; this comes from the coding sequence GTGGGACTGGAAGAACAGCTGCCCGGCGGCATACTGCTGTCCACAGTTGAGAAGGTGGCGGGCTACGTCCGCAAGAACTCGTTGTGGCCCGCGACGTTCGGCCTGGCCTGCTGCGCCATCGAGATGATGGCGACCGCGGGACCACGTTTCGACATCGCGCGGTTCGGCATGGAGCGGTTCTCCGCTACACCGCGCCAGGCCGACCTGATGATCGTCGCCGGCCGGGTCAGCCAGAAGATGGCACCGGTGCTGCGGCAGATCTATGACCAGATGGCCGAGCCGAAATGGGTGCTGGCCATGGGTGTGTGCGCCTCGTCGGGCGGCATGTTCAACAACTACGCGATCGTGCAGGGCGTGGACCACATCGTGCCGGTCGACATCTACCTCCCCGGCTGCCCGCCGCGGCCGGAGATGCTGCTGTACGCAATTCTGAAGTTGCACGAGAAGATTCAGGAGATGCCGCTGGGCGTCAACCGTGAGCAGGCCATCGCCGAAGCCGAACAAGCGGCGTTGGCCGCCCGGCCCACGATTGAGATGCAGGGACTGCTGCGATGA
- a CDS encoding YceI family protein: MTTLETLLRDPDAAGTWSLLPDRSTITFKIKNMWGLVNVKGKFTEFSGTGELADGGAVSGRVEVRVESIDSGIGRRDRHLLSADFFDAERYPQITVDITALQPTAGRRADLQAQFTIKGNTEAVPFPAAVTELDDGSVRISGEATLDRAKFGLDWNKLGVMSESVKVAAELVFERAGGR; the protein is encoded by the coding sequence ATGACCACGCTGGAAACACTGCTGCGAGACCCCGACGCGGCCGGGACATGGTCCTTGCTCCCGGATCGCTCGACGATCACTTTCAAAATCAAGAACATGTGGGGACTGGTCAACGTCAAGGGCAAGTTCACCGAATTCAGCGGAACCGGCGAACTGGCCGACGGTGGCGCAGTTTCGGGCCGAGTCGAGGTCCGCGTCGAATCGATCGACAGCGGCATCGGCCGGCGCGACCGGCACCTACTTTCCGCCGACTTCTTCGACGCCGAACGCTACCCACAGATCACCGTCGACATCACCGCTTTGCAGCCCACGGCAGGCCGGAGAGCCGATCTGCAAGCCCAATTCACCATCAAGGGCAACACCGAAGCGGTGCCGTTCCCGGCCGCGGTCACCGAACTCGACGACGGCTCGGTGCGAATCTCCGGGGAGGCCACACTCGACCGCGCCAAGTTCGGCCTGGACTGGAACAAGCTCGGGGTGATGAGCGAATCGGTGAAGGTCGCAGCAGAGCTGGTCTTCGAGCGAGCGGGCGGTCGGTAA
- a CDS encoding nuclear transport factor 2 family protein, with the protein MSATTDQAIVEVADRLFTAIERSDVAAVEQLWSDDIAVWRVGTRRDNDKARALRVIDWFIAATTERRYEILDRQLFDDKSVRGFVQQHVLHATGHAAQSVSMRVCIVIKFDPDGLINRIDEYFDPADIAPLTESERAR; encoded by the coding sequence ATGTCCGCTACCACCGACCAGGCCATCGTCGAGGTGGCCGACCGGTTGTTCACCGCAATCGAGCGCAGCGACGTGGCGGCCGTTGAGCAGCTTTGGAGCGACGACATCGCGGTGTGGCGAGTCGGTACCCGGCGGGACAACGACAAGGCCCGGGCGTTGCGCGTCATCGACTGGTTCATCGCGGCGACCACCGAACGCCGTTACGAAATACTCGACCGGCAACTCTTCGATGACAAGTCCGTCCGGGGCTTCGTGCAACAGCACGTGTTGCACGCGACGGGCCATGCAGCACAATCAGTTTCCATGCGCGTCTGTATTGTCATCAAGTTCGATCCGGACGGCTTGATCAACCGGATCGACGAGTACTTCGACCCCGCCGACATCGCCCCCTTGACGGAGAGTGAGCGAGCCAGATGA
- a CDS encoding PPE family protein, with translation MSFFTLPPEINSLRMFIGAGTAPMLEAAAAWQGLAAELASAAESFASVTAGLAGQAWQGTAAAAMAAAAAPYAAWLNAAAAQSAGAAQQANAVTSMFEAARAAIIHPLEVDANRNAFVQLVMSNIFGQNAPLIALAESIYEEMWAADVAAMASYYSGAAAVAAQVVPWSSVLQTLPAIGSGISGAISAANGAAGGGGAGPAGGSAGGGGGGDAGAAAPAADHNGAAGGGGAGSGAAAPVTNAGGYDSGIANGNSGATLLQGDPSAGNANVVGGSGGPVTHANTGVGSPGISGFPLPMPMTGANSGRAGFASDLIAPRDASAAAPPTGPSTQAPEPAAAPPVEAEEAAPRMAVLPNADPDIAAKAAPGVKPQAAPATTASGIPESPLRAGVAASGTSEDQEADAVGKPISLRPEAAAGELRPQVAEEEEPQIQVRGA, from the coding sequence GTGAGTTTCTTTACGCTGCCGCCGGAGATCAACTCCCTGCGCATGTTCATCGGCGCGGGTACGGCGCCGATGCTGGAGGCCGCGGCGGCTTGGCAGGGCTTGGCTGCCGAGCTGGCCAGTGCGGCGGAATCGTTCGCCTCGGTCACCGCGGGGCTGGCCGGACAGGCCTGGCAAGGAACGGCGGCGGCGGCGATGGCGGCCGCGGCCGCCCCCTATGCGGCCTGGCTGAACGCGGCGGCGGCGCAATCCGCCGGTGCCGCCCAACAGGCGAACGCGGTGACCAGCATGTTCGAGGCGGCCCGGGCGGCCATCATCCACCCGCTCGAGGTAGACGCCAACCGCAACGCCTTCGTCCAATTGGTGATGTCGAACATCTTCGGCCAGAACGCGCCGTTGATCGCGCTGGCCGAGAGCATCTATGAGGAGATGTGGGCCGCGGACGTGGCCGCGATGGCCAGCTACTACTCCGGCGCGGCGGCCGTGGCCGCCCAAGTCGTGCCCTGGTCGAGTGTGCTGCAGACCCTTCCCGCGATCGGGTCAGGGATCAGCGGGGCGATATCGGCCGCCAACGGCGCCGCCGGTGGCGGCGGCGCTGGTCCTGCGGGCGGCTCCGCCGGTGGTGGCGGCGGTGGTGACGCCGGCGCGGCGGCGCCCGCAGCGGATCACAACGGCGCCGCCGGTGGCGGCGGTGCCGGCTCGGGCGCGGCAGCACCGGTGACGAACGCCGGCGGCTACGACAGCGGCATCGCCAACGGCAACTCCGGCGCGACGTTGCTGCAGGGTGACCCGAGCGCCGGCAACGCCAATGTTGTCGGTGGAAGCGGCGGGCCGGTCACCCACGCCAACACCGGTGTGGGCAGCCCGGGCATCAGTGGCTTCCCGCTGCCGATGCCGATGACCGGCGCCAACAGCGGCCGCGCGGGTTTCGCCAGCGACCTCATCGCCCCGCGGGACGCGAGCGCCGCAGCTCCGCCGACCGGTCCGTCTACGCAGGCGCCGGAACCGGCGGCCGCGCCACCGGTGGAAGCCGAGGAAGCAGCGCCCCGCATGGCGGTGCTGCCCAACGCCGATCCCGACATCGCGGCCAAGGCGGCTCCAGGCGTGAAGCCGCAGGCGGCGCCGGCGACGACCGCCTCCGGTATTCCGGAGTCACCTCTGCGGGCCGGCGTTGCGGCCTCGGGGACGTCGGAGGATCAGGAGGCCGACGCGGTCGGGAAGCCGATCTCCTTGCGTCCCGAAGCGGCGGCAGGGGAGCTGCGCCCTCAGGTGGCCGAAGAAGAAGAGCCGCAGATTCAGGTGCGCGGCGCCTGA
- a CDS encoding response regulator transcription factor, protein MPDSSANSDHLRILVYSDNVQTREEVMRALGKQLHPDLPELSYVEVATGPMVIRTMDEGGIDLAILDGEASPTGGMGIAKQLKDELDDCPPILVLTGRPDDAWLASWSRAEAAVPHPLDPIVLGRTVLGLLRAPAL, encoded by the coding sequence GTGCCCGATTCCAGCGCCAACTCCGACCACCTGCGGATCCTGGTCTACAGCGACAACGTTCAAACCCGCGAAGAAGTGATGCGGGCCTTGGGCAAGCAGCTGCATCCGGACCTGCCCGAGTTGAGCTACGTGGAAGTCGCGACCGGACCGATGGTGATACGGACGATGGACGAGGGTGGCATCGACTTGGCCATCCTGGACGGAGAAGCGTCGCCGACCGGAGGCATGGGAATCGCAAAACAGCTCAAAGACGAGCTAGACGACTGCCCACCGATTCTGGTGCTCACCGGACGTCCCGACGATGCCTGGTTGGCCAGCTGGTCTCGCGCCGAAGCTGCGGTACCGCATCCCCTCGACCCCATCGTGCTGGGGCGGACAGTGCTGGGACTGCTGCGCGCACCCGCGTTGTGA
- the nuoD gene encoding NADH dehydrogenase (quinone) subunit D, protein MTDTDTVVLAGGQDWDKIVDAARNADPGERIVVNMGPQHPSTHGVLRLILEIEGETVTEVRCGIGYLHTGIEKNLEYRYWTQGVTFVTRMDYLAPFFNEAAYCLGVEKLLGITDEIPERVNVIRVMLMELNRISSHLVALATGGMELGAMTAMFIGFRAREIILNVFESISGLRMNHAFIRPGGLAQDLPPDAVTTISESLKELRKPLRELGELLNENAIWKARTQDVGYLDLAGCMALGITGPILRSTGLPHDLRKSEPYCGYENYEFDVITEDSCDAYGRYMIRVKEMWESVKIVEQCLDKLRPGPVMVENRKIAWPADLKVGADGMGNSPEHIAKIMGSSMEALIHHFKLVTEGIRVPAGQVYVAVESPRGELGVHMVSDGGTRPYRVHYRDPSFTNLQSVAAMCEGGMVADLITAVASIDPVMGGVDR, encoded by the coding sequence ATGACCGACACCGACACTGTCGTCCTGGCCGGCGGCCAGGACTGGGACAAGATCGTCGACGCCGCACGCAACGCCGACCCCGGTGAACGCATCGTGGTGAACATGGGTCCCCAGCACCCCTCCACCCACGGAGTGCTGCGGCTGATCCTCGAGATCGAAGGCGAAACGGTCACCGAGGTTCGCTGCGGAATCGGCTACCTGCACACCGGAATCGAGAAAAACCTCGAATACCGCTACTGGACCCAGGGCGTCACCTTCGTCACCCGGATGGATTACCTGGCACCGTTCTTCAACGAGGCGGCCTACTGCCTGGGCGTGGAAAAGCTGCTCGGCATCACCGATGAGATCCCCGAGCGGGTCAACGTCATCCGGGTGATGCTCATGGAGCTCAACCGGATCTCTTCGCATCTGGTGGCGCTGGCGACCGGCGGGATGGAACTGGGCGCGATGACGGCGATGTTCATCGGATTCCGGGCGCGCGAGATCATCCTCAATGTCTTCGAGTCGATCTCCGGCTTGCGGATGAACCACGCCTTCATCCGGCCCGGGGGCCTGGCTCAGGACCTTCCGCCCGACGCGGTGACGACGATTTCGGAGTCCCTCAAGGAGTTGCGTAAACCGCTGCGCGAGTTGGGCGAACTGCTGAACGAGAACGCCATCTGGAAAGCCCGCACCCAGGACGTCGGATACCTCGACCTGGCGGGCTGTATGGCACTGGGGATCACCGGTCCGATCCTGCGATCCACCGGGTTGCCGCACGACCTGCGCAAGAGCGAACCCTATTGCGGATATGAAAACTACGAATTCGACGTGATCACCGAGGACAGCTGTGATGCCTACGGGCGTTACATGATTCGCGTCAAGGAAATGTGGGAGTCGGTGAAGATCGTCGAGCAGTGTCTGGACAAGTTGCGGCCGGGCCCGGTCATGGTGGAGAACCGCAAGATCGCCTGGCCGGCCGACCTCAAGGTGGGCGCCGACGGCATGGGCAACTCGCCGGAGCACATCGCAAAAATCATGGGCAGTTCGATGGAAGCCCTGATCCACCACTTCAAGCTGGTCACCGAAGGCATCCGCGTCCCGGCCGGCCAGGTCTACGTGGCGGTCGAATCACCCCGGGGTGAGCTCGGTGTGCACATGGTCAGCGACGGCGGAACTCGGCCCTACCGGGTGCATTACCGCGACCCCTCGTTCACCAACCTGCAGTCTGTCGCGGCGATGTGCGAGGGCGGTATGGTCGCCGACCTGATCACCGCGGTCGCCAGCATCGACCCGGTCATGGGCGGGGTGGACCGGTGA
- the nuoF gene encoding NADH-quinone oxidoreductase subunit NuoF: MTASPATPLTPVISRYWDDPESWTLATYQRHDGYQGLQKALSMAPDDVIGAVKDSGLRGRGGAGFSTGTKWSFIPQGDSGPAAKPHYLVVNADESEPGTCKDIPLMLATPHVLIEGVIIASYAIRASHAFIYVRGEVLPVLRRLQNAVAEAYAAGYLGRNINGSGFDLELVVHAGAGAYICGEETALLDSLEGRRGQPRLRPPFPAVAGLYGCPTVINNVETIASVPSIILNGVDWFRSMGSEKSPGFTLYSLSGHVTKPGQYEAPLGITLRELLDYAGGVRAGHRLKFWTPGGSSTPLLTDEHLDVPLDYEGVGGVGSMLGTKALEIFDETTCVVRAVRRWTQFYMHESCGKCTPCREGTFWLDKIYERLETGKGTREDLDKLMDISDAILGKSFCALGDGAASPVMSSIKYFRDEYLAHVERGGCPFDPRDSMLSLDGVNA, translated from the coding sequence ATGACCGCTTCTCCCGCAACGCCGTTGACCCCGGTCATCAGCCGTTACTGGGACGATCCCGAGTCCTGGACGCTGGCCACCTATCAACGCCACGACGGCTACCAGGGCTTGCAGAAGGCGCTTTCCATGGCGCCCGACGATGTGATCGGCGCGGTCAAGGATTCCGGGTTGCGCGGTCGCGGCGGTGCAGGCTTCTCCACCGGCACCAAGTGGTCGTTCATCCCGCAGGGCGACAGCGGCCCGGCGGCCAAGCCCCACTACTTGGTGGTCAACGCCGACGAATCCGAACCCGGTACCTGTAAAGACATTCCGTTGATGCTGGCAACCCCGCATGTGCTCATCGAAGGCGTGATCATCGCCTCCTACGCGATCCGGGCCAGCCACGCGTTCATCTACGTGCGCGGTGAAGTCTTGCCGGTGTTGCGTCGACTGCAGAACGCGGTCGCCGAGGCCTATGCCGCGGGATATCTGGGCCGCAACATCAACGGTTCGGGCTTCGACCTGGAGTTGGTGGTGCACGCCGGCGCCGGTGCATACATCTGCGGTGAGGAGACGGCGCTGCTCGACTCGCTGGAGGGCCGCCGCGGCCAGCCCAGGCTGCGCCCGCCTTTCCCCGCCGTGGCCGGGCTTTACGGTTGCCCCACCGTCATCAACAACGTCGAGACCATCGCCAGCGTCCCGTCGATCATCCTCAACGGCGTCGACTGGTTCCGGTCCATGGGCAGCGAGAAATCCCCTGGCTTCACGCTGTATTCGCTGTCCGGCCACGTCACCAAGCCCGGACAATACGAGGCGCCGCTGGGCATCACGTTGCGTGAACTGCTCGACTATGCCGGCGGCGTGCGCGCCGGTCACCGGCTGAAGTTCTGGACTCCGGGCGGTTCTTCGACACCGCTACTCACCGACGAGCACCTCGACGTGCCGCTGGACTACGAAGGCGTCGGCGGCGTCGGCTCCATGCTGGGCACCAAGGCCCTCGAGATCTTCGACGAGACCACGTGCGTGGTGCGCGCGGTGCGGCGCTGGACTCAGTTCTACATGCACGAATCATGCGGAAAATGCACACCCTGCCGGGAAGGCACCTTCTGGCTGGACAAGATCTATGAGCGGCTGGAAACCGGTAAGGGCACCCGCGAGGACCTCGACAAATTAATGGACATCTCGGATGCGATCCTCGGGAAGTCGTTCTGCGCGTTGGGAGATGGCGCCGCGAGCCCGGTGATGTCGTCGATCAAGTACTTCCGCGACGAGTATCTCGCGCACGTGGAAAGAGGCGGCTGCCCGTTCGACCCGCGTGATTCCATGCTTTCGTTGGACGGAGTGAATGCGTGA
- a CDS encoding NADH-quinone oxidoreductase subunit G, translated as MTQTADTENRVAQPEMVTLTIDGAEISVPKGTLVIRAAELMGIQIPRFCDHPLLEPVGACRQCLVEVEGQRKPLASCTTVATDDMVVRTQLTSDAADKAQHGVMELLLINHPLDCPMCDKGGECPLQNQAMSNGRAESRYTDPKRTFAKPINISAQVLLDRERCILCARCTRFSEQIAGDPFIDMQERGALQQVGIYANEPFDSYFSGNTVQICPVGALTGTAYRFRARPFDLVSSPTVCEHCASGCSMRTDHRRGKVLRRLAGDDPEVNEEWNCDKGRWAFKYTTEPDTLTTPLVRGADGTLAPASWAHAMVAAAQGLQAARGRAGVLVGGRATWEDAYAYAKFARIALNTNDIDFRARPHSVEEADFLAARIAGRPVTVSYADLESAPVVLLVGFEPEEESPIVFLRLRKAARKHGLPVYAVAPFATRALTKLNGRLLKTGPGAEPATLDGLATGEIGDLLSTAGAVIMVGERLATVPGGLSAAARLADATGARLAWVPRRAGERGALEAGALPNLLPGGRPVADDSARSQVSAAWHVDEIPSGAGRDADGILAGAADGSLGALLVGGVEPADFADPDAVLAALDAAEFLVSLELRHSAVTERADVVLPVAPTTQKAGAFVNWEGRYRGFEPALRGTTSQAGQSDHRVLDTLADEMGIDLGLPTIEAARAELSTLGVWEGKHAATPRVEAGAIAEPGAGQAVLTGWRMLLDAGRLQDGEPHLAGTARHPVVRLSADTAAEIGAADGDEVTVSTSRGSITLPLEVTDLPDRVVWLPLNSEGSAVHRQLGVTAGAVVDIGVKQ; from the coding sequence GTGACCCAAACAGCCGACACCGAAAACCGGGTGGCTCAGCCCGAGATGGTGACGCTTACCATCGATGGTGCCGAAATCAGCGTTCCCAAGGGCACTTTGGTGATCCGCGCGGCCGAGCTGATGGGAATCCAGATTCCCCGGTTCTGCGACCACCCGCTGCTGGAACCGGTCGGCGCGTGCCGGCAGTGCCTGGTCGAGGTCGAGGGCCAACGCAAGCCGCTGGCGTCGTGCACCACCGTCGCCACCGATGACATGGTGGTCCGCACCCAGCTCACCTCCGATGCCGCCGACAAGGCCCAGCACGGCGTGATGGAACTGCTGCTGATCAACCATCCGCTGGACTGCCCGATGTGCGACAAGGGCGGCGAGTGCCCGCTGCAGAACCAAGCGATGTCCAACGGGCGCGCCGAATCCCGCTACACCGACCCCAAACGGACCTTCGCCAAACCCATCAACATCTCCGCGCAGGTCCTGCTGGACCGGGAGCGCTGCATCCTGTGCGCCCGCTGCACGCGGTTCTCCGAGCAGATCGCCGGTGATCCGTTCATCGACATGCAGGAGCGCGGCGCGCTGCAGCAGGTCGGCATCTACGCCAACGAGCCGTTCGACTCCTACTTCTCCGGCAATACCGTGCAGATCTGCCCGGTGGGAGCGCTGACGGGCACGGCCTACCGCTTCCGGGCTCGCCCGTTCGACCTGGTGTCCAGCCCGACCGTGTGCGAGCACTGCGCGTCGGGTTGCTCGATGCGGACCGACCACCGACGCGGAAAAGTGTTGCGCCGCCTGGCCGGTGACGACCCGGAAGTCAACGAGGAATGGAACTGCGACAAGGGCCGGTGGGCGTTCAAATACACCACCGAACCTGACACGCTCACCACTCCCCTGGTGCGTGGCGCCGACGGTACTCTGGCGCCCGCGTCGTGGGCACATGCGATGGTCGCCGCGGCGCAGGGACTGCAAGCGGCCCGCGGCCGCGCGGGGGTCCTGGTCGGCGGCAGGGCCACCTGGGAGGACGCCTACGCCTACGCCAAGTTCGCCCGAATAGCGCTGAACACCAACGACATCGACTTCCGGGCGCGGCCGCACTCTGTCGAGGAGGCCGACTTCCTGGCGGCCCGCATCGCGGGTCGGCCGGTCACCGTCAGCTACGCGGACCTGGAATCCGCGCCGGTGGTCCTGCTCGTCGGGTTCGAGCCCGAAGAAGAGTCACCCATCGTGTTCCTGCGACTGCGCAAGGCCGCCCGCAAGCACGGGCTGCCGGTGTACGCGGTCGCCCCGTTCGCCACTCGGGCGCTGACGAAGCTCAACGGCCGATTGCTCAAGACCGGCCCAGGAGCCGAACCGGCGACGCTGGACGGGCTGGCCACCGGCGAGATCGGCGACCTGCTGAGCACGGCCGGAGCGGTGATCATGGTCGGAGAGCGGCTGGCCACGGTTCCCGGCGGCCTGTCGGCCGCGGCGCGACTGGCCGACGCCACCGGGGCGCGGCTGGCCTGGGTGCCCCGCCGCGCCGGGGAGCGGGGCGCGTTGGAAGCCGGCGCGCTGCCCAATCTGCTGCCCGGCGGTCGTCCCGTCGCCGACGACAGCGCTCGCTCGCAGGTGAGCGCGGCCTGGCACGTCGACGAAATACCTTCGGGCGCTGGGCGAGACGCCGACGGCATCTTGGCCGGCGCCGCCGACGGCTCCCTGGGCGCGCTGCTGGTCGGTGGTGTCGAGCCCGCCGATTTCGCCGATCCCGACGCCGTGCTGGCCGCGCTGGACGCCGCCGAATTCCTGGTGAGCCTGGAATTGCGGCACAGCGCCGTGACCGAACGGGCCGACGTGGTGTTGCCCGTCGCGCCGACCACCCAGAAGGCCGGCGCCTTCGTCAACTGGGAAGGCCGCTACCGCGGCTTCGAACCCGCGTTGCGCGGCACCACCTCGCAGGCCGGGCAGTCCGACCACCGGGTACTGGACACGCTGGCCGACGAGATGGGCATCGATCTGGGATTGCCCACCATCGAGGCGGCCCGCGCGGAACTGTCCACGCTGGGCGTCTGGGAGGGCAAGCACGCCGCCACCCCGCGGGTCGAGGCCGGCGCGATCGCCGAACCCGGCGCCGGTCAGGCCGTGCTGACCGGCTGGCGGATGCTGCTGGATGCGGGGCGACTGCAAGACGGCGAACCGCACCTGGCCGGTACCGCCCGCCACCCCGTGGTGCGGCTGTCCGCCGATACGGCCGCCGAGATCGGCGCCGCCGACGGGGACGAGGTCACCGTCAGCACGTCGCGCGGCTCGATCACGTTGCCGCTCGAGGTGACCGACTTGCCCGACCGAGTGGTGTGGCTGCCGCTGAACTCGGAAGGCTCGGCGGTGCACCGTCAACTGGGC